The Enterococcus sp. 7F3_DIV0205 genome has a window encoding:
- a CDS encoding lipoate--protein ligase family protein, whose translation MTNLNQLFTTDNVFLYDQQCLTAKDYFLPFALTDTFTTFSGINQQPIIHFWQLDQAMILGMKDTRVPDLSSGLASLARDGYNVVLRNAGGLGVIADAGILNLSLILPNTENEKMSIDGAYTYMWSWIKLAFEDSIHSIEAFEITTSYCPGRFDLSINGKKFAGIAQRRIKNGTAVMIYLSVNGNQQKRGESVRRFYEASLREEFGKNGYPAVDPKVMANLEDLLQKKITVDEVKKRLIDVLLDRAPVTIDSELLPGLLTSDWFTTEIDKQMKKMEQRNQLLK comes from the coding sequence ATGACTAATTTAAATCAATTATTCACAACGGATAACGTCTTTTTATATGATCAACAATGTTTGACTGCAAAAGATTATTTCCTCCCTTTTGCATTGACTGATACTTTTACTACATTTTCTGGAATCAACCAACAGCCGATCATCCATTTTTGGCAACTTGATCAAGCCATGATTCTCGGCATGAAAGATACCCGTGTCCCTGATCTAAGCAGTGGTTTAGCTTCTTTGGCGCGAGATGGATACAACGTTGTCCTACGAAATGCTGGTGGATTAGGCGTAATTGCGGATGCCGGCATTTTAAATCTTTCGTTGATTCTTCCAAATACAGAAAATGAAAAAATGAGCATAGATGGAGCTTATACTTATATGTGGAGCTGGATCAAGCTTGCTTTTGAAGATTCCATACATTCTATTGAAGCTTTTGAAATCACAACATCTTATTGTCCAGGTAGATTTGATTTAAGCATCAATGGTAAAAAATTTGCTGGAATCGCTCAACGTCGGATCAAAAATGGTACTGCTGTCATGATTTATTTAAGTGTCAATGGTAATCAACAAAAACGTGGAGAAAGTGTCCGCCGTTTTTATGAGGCAAGTCTGCGCGAGGAATTTGGCAAAAATGGTTATCCTGCAGTTGATCCGAAAGTCATGGCAAATTTGGAAGACTTACTTCAAAAAAAAATAACGGTTGATGAAGTAAAAAAACGATTAATTGACGTATTATTAGATAGAGCACCCGTTACGATCGATAGTGAACTATTGCCCGGATTATTAACTTCTGATTGGTTTACTACCGAAATCGACAAACAAATGAAAAAAATGGAGCAACGAAACCAATTGTTAAAATAG
- a CDS encoding thiamine pyrophosphate-dependent dehydrogenase E1 component subunit alpha: protein MNKKMVNVQQAKVIDKRQALRKMWEIRIFEEMIQELFDAGELYGTMHLCIGQEATAVGGAGILKKSDWIVSTHRNHGHCIAKGTDIRSMFAEMLGKKTGTNEGKGGSMHIADLNVGNLGSNGIVGAGFPIAAGAALSAQMQGTDQVVLCYAGDGATNEGSFHEALNLASIWQLPVVYFIENNQYGMSSSIEQMVNIDKLSDRAKSYGIEGITIDGNDLVAVSKTVSQAVEKARNGGGPTLIEALTYRHKGHSKSDKLMYRSEEECRQWQENNDPIIRLESELIKNGVQQEADIRQMEFTIRKEFADLVASVKSDSEPEIEDLLTHVYAEGEA from the coding sequence ATGAATAAAAAAATGGTCAACGTTCAACAAGCGAAGGTGATAGATAAGCGCCAAGCACTAAGAAAAATGTGGGAAATTAGAATTTTTGAGGAAATGATCCAAGAGCTTTTCGATGCAGGAGAATTGTACGGGACAATGCATTTATGCATCGGCCAAGAGGCTACCGCAGTTGGAGGTGCAGGCATTTTAAAAAAGAGTGACTGGATCGTTTCAACACATAGAAATCATGGACATTGTATCGCAAAAGGAACCGATATCAGAAGTATGTTTGCCGAAATGCTGGGTAAAAAGACAGGAACCAACGAAGGCAAAGGAGGCAGTATGCATATTGCTGATTTGAATGTGGGGAATTTAGGTTCAAATGGAATAGTTGGAGCTGGGTTCCCAATTGCTGCTGGAGCGGCTCTGAGTGCCCAGATGCAAGGAACTGATCAAGTTGTGCTGTGCTACGCTGGAGATGGCGCTACTAATGAGGGTAGTTTTCATGAAGCGCTGAATTTAGCTTCTATTTGGCAATTGCCAGTGGTTTATTTTATTGAAAATAATCAATATGGTATGAGCAGCTCCATTGAGCAGATGGTTAATATAGACAAACTTTCCGATAGAGCAAAAAGTTATGGTATTGAAGGGATAACAATTGACGGCAATGACTTAGTTGCAGTCTCTAAAACTGTTTCGCAGGCTGTAGAAAAAGCAAGAAATGGCGGGGGACCTACATTGATAGAAGCATTGACTTATCGACACAAAGGTCATTCTAAGTCAGACAAATTAATGTATCGTTCAGAAGAAGAATGCCGTCAATGGCAAGAAAATAACGATCCAATCATTCGCTTAGAAAGCGAACTGATCAAAAATGGTGTTCAACAAGAAGCGGATATTCGACAAATGGAGTTCACAATCCGCAAAGAGTTTGCTGATCTGGTCGCCTCTGTGAAATCAGACAGCGAACCTGAAATAGAAGATCTTTTGACACATGTCTATGCGGAGGGTGAAGCATGA
- a CDS encoding alpha-ketoacid dehydrogenase subunit beta: protein MRMITYLQAINEALDEALAQDERVFLLGEDIGVYGGGFGATHGLQEKYGRQRVRDTPISESAIAGVSVGAAMTGMRPVMELQFSDFITVAMDQLVNQAAKIHYMYSGKAKVPLVMRTAAGSGTGAAAQHSQSLENWMAHIPGLKVIQPSNAYDAKGLLHAAIKDDNPVMFYEHKLLYKTLGEVPDKPYTIPIGLADVKRTGKNLTIVATGSMVNKALEAAEIAQEKGISVEVVDPRTLVPLDTKTILTSIEKTKRVIVVTEAVKNSGFSAEITSIIAESKISMKLKAPIVRLGGAFVPMPAQKMLEAHATPQVESLLDAVTQVMAEIEV from the coding sequence ATGAGAATGATCACATATTTACAAGCAATTAATGAAGCACTGGATGAGGCTTTAGCTCAAGATGAACGTGTTTTTTTGTTAGGAGAAGATATTGGTGTTTATGGTGGGGGATTTGGCGCAACGCACGGGCTTCAAGAAAAATATGGAAGACAGCGAGTAAGAGATACACCGATATCTGAAAGCGCAATTGCAGGTGTATCCGTCGGAGCTGCGATGACAGGCATGCGCCCTGTGATGGAGTTGCAATTTTCAGATTTTATAACAGTAGCGATGGATCAATTAGTGAATCAAGCAGCGAAAATTCATTATATGTACAGCGGGAAAGCAAAAGTTCCTTTGGTCATGAGAACAGCAGCAGGTTCAGGAACAGGGGCTGCAGCACAACATTCGCAAAGTTTAGAAAATTGGATGGCCCATATACCAGGTTTAAAAGTAATTCAACCAAGTAATGCTTACGATGCAAAAGGATTACTTCATGCAGCTATTAAAGATGACAATCCCGTCATGTTTTACGAGCATAAACTATTATATAAAACGTTGGGAGAGGTTCCAGATAAACCTTATACAATACCAATCGGTCTAGCGGACGTTAAACGAACAGGGAAAAATCTGACAATCGTTGCGACAGGGAGCATGGTCAACAAAGCTCTGGAAGCTGCAGAAATTGCTCAGGAAAAGGGCATTTCTGTCGAAGTTGTTGATCCGAGGACTTTAGTGCCTCTTGATACCAAGACTATTTTAACGTCTATCGAAAAAACAAAACGCGTCATCGTCGTAACAGAAGCTGTAAAAAATAGCGGGTTTAGCGCAGAAATCACATCGATCATTGCTGAATCTAAAATTTCTATGAAGTTAAAAGCACCGATTGTACGCTTAGGCGGGGCATTTGTACCAATGCCGGCACAAAAAATGTTAGAAGCTCACGCAACCCCTCAAGTTGAGTCACTTCTTGACGCAGTAACTCAGGTCATGGCAGAAATCGAGGTTTAG
- a CDS encoding sugar-binding transcriptional regulator — protein MKISEDRRKILKIVTMYYEQGLTQAVIAKKMNISRPVISKILQQAKESGIVSISIKDESAYAVELGLRLEKKYQLKDVIVVPTNEQKQVETLKKEVSQAAAFYLLDQLKADMSVGLSWGTTLADMIDEMPYCSFPTIKVCPLVGGVSSEHLYFDTNHLVFRLAEKLNSRCQYFYAPALAESNVLAEVLNESQLVQKAMDQAKNVDFAIIGVGNPNESSTWKRLGYIETKELDIIKKTGVKGDAVASLFDKNGQTVNNEISKRMLGIKVEDLVTIPDVMVIGCGKEKAESIKPLLLGKCCTILVVDQIVAEALV, from the coding sequence ATGAAAATCAGTGAAGACCGTAGAAAAATACTAAAAATTGTTACGATGTATTACGAGCAAGGGTTGACACAAGCAGTCATTGCAAAAAAAATGAATATATCACGACCTGTGATTTCTAAAATTTTGCAACAGGCGAAGGAATCAGGCATTGTTTCGATTTCTATCAAAGACGAATCTGCTTATGCAGTAGAACTTGGCTTACGTTTAGAAAAAAAATACCAGTTAAAAGATGTGATTGTAGTCCCAACAAATGAGCAAAAACAAGTTGAGACGTTAAAAAAAGAAGTCAGTCAAGCAGCAGCATTTTATCTGTTAGACCAATTAAAAGCAGATATGAGTGTTGGTTTATCTTGGGGAACGACTTTAGCTGATATGATCGACGAGATGCCTTATTGTTCATTTCCAACAATCAAAGTTTGTCCTTTAGTCGGTGGTGTTTCTAGCGAGCATCTTTATTTTGATACAAATCACTTAGTCTTTAGATTAGCTGAAAAACTCAACAGTCGCTGTCAATATTTTTACGCCCCCGCCTTAGCCGAAAGTAATGTACTGGCAGAGGTTTTAAATGAGTCTCAATTAGTCCAAAAAGCGATGGATCAGGCAAAAAATGTTGACTTTGCGATTATTGGTGTAGGTAATCCAAATGAAAGTTCTACATGGAAACGCCTTGGCTATATCGAAACGAAAGAGTTAGATATAATCAAAAAAACTGGGGTCAAAGGAGATGCTGTAGCATCCTTATTTGACAAAAATGGTCAAACAGTGAACAATGAAATAAGTAAACGAATGTTAGGTATTAAAGTTGAGGATTTAGTTACTATACCAGATGTAATGGTTATTGGTTGCGGTAAAGAAAAAGCTGAAAGTATCAAACCACTGTTACTAGGAAAATGTTGTACTATTTTAGTTGTCGATCAAATAGTTGCAGAAGCTTTGGTGTAA
- a CDS encoding DUF1934 domain-containing protein, with product MDLSQGTPVSIQLKTIVDQAGEKKNFYFDLEGQIVKIGDTLYIRYKEEQEEGEPVPVTIKVEPDGKIQLIRAGGLRMRLKFAYQERLETSYKTPYGLFQITTFTRNLRFSLKDQPVAGSILVDYDLYSQAEKIGEYHLELEFTA from the coding sequence ATGGATTTATCACAAGGAACACCAGTATCTATTCAATTAAAAACAATAGTAGATCAAGCTGGTGAAAAGAAAAATTTTTATTTTGATTTAGAAGGTCAAATCGTGAAGATCGGTGATACATTATATATTCGCTATAAAGAAGAACAAGAAGAAGGCGAGCCTGTACCAGTGACGATCAAAGTTGAACCTGATGGTAAAATTCAACTGATTCGTGCAGGTGGTCTTAGAATGCGATTGAAATTTGCTTACCAAGAACGATTAGAGACTAGCTATAAAACACCATATGGTTTATTTCAAATCACGACATTTACTCGTAATTTGCGCTTCAGTCTCAAGGATCAGCCTGTTGCAGGCAGCATTTTAGTTGACTATGATTTATACTCTCAAGCCGAAAAAATCGGTGAATATCATTTAGAACTAGAATTTACTGCGTAA
- the rpoE gene encoding DNA-directed RNA polymerase subunit delta produces MEINVFDGLNKDELSMIEVAHAILEQREDVMDFSDLVNQIQNYLGKSDSEIRDSLAQFYTDLNIDGSFISLGDNRWGLRSWYPIDSIDEEVTHGLDEDEEDKPRRRKRKKVNAFIIDANDEDVIDYNDDDPEDAELTDDDDDDILYDDDDDEEDEEIKAYNSDLQEIGADSDDEEEELPGIEEDLTIIDEDDVDDDFDDEDEYADPEEEV; encoded by the coding sequence TTGGAAATTAATGTATTTGACGGGTTGAACAAAGATGAACTATCCATGATCGAAGTTGCGCACGCAATTTTAGAACAACGTGAAGATGTGATGGACTTCTCTGATTTAGTAAACCAAATTCAAAATTATCTTGGAAAATCTGACAGCGAAATTCGTGACTCTTTAGCACAATTTTATACTGACTTAAATATTGATGGCAGTTTTATCTCTTTAGGAGATAACCGTTGGGGCTTGCGCTCATGGTATCCAATCGATTCTATCGACGAAGAAGTAACACATGGTTTAGATGAGGACGAAGAAGATAAACCACGCCGTAGAAAACGTAAGAAAGTCAATGCGTTCATTATTGATGCTAATGATGAAGATGTGATTGACTACAACGATGATGATCCGGAAGATGCTGAATTAACGGATGATGATGACGATGATATTCTTTACGATGATGATGACGATGAAGAAGATGAAGAAATCAAAGCATATAATTCTGATCTTCAAGAAATCGGTGCAGATTCTGACGATGAAGAAGAAGAGTTACCTGGAATCGAAGAAGATCTTACAATCATTGATGAAGATGATGTAGATGATGACTTCGATGACGAAGATGAATATGCAGATCCAGAAGAAGAAGTATAA